Proteins co-encoded in one Arachis hypogaea cultivar Tifrunner chromosome 11, arahy.Tifrunner.gnm2.J5K5, whole genome shotgun sequence genomic window:
- the LOC112721895 gene encoding uncharacterized protein, protein MTSLKLLRQIQIFMLNNCMSISGRFNSEITSSLFERDLDWLGLLVLKNLRHYSMEHVRDVSDYLKNENLRVCIDFRDLNNATPKDEYFMTIVDMLIDSTAENEILSFMDGYLGYNQIFITENDVSKTAFHCPGALGTYEWVVMPFGLKNAGATYQRAMNAIFHEYIGKFMEVYIDDVMVKSISVNQHIDHLRKAFVTMRKKGSKINPLKCAFGVSAGNFLGFVVHKKGIAIDKSKDDAILALSSPKSKKEVQSFMGKFEWTNEHQQAFDSIKAYLSKAPIMANIRPHEPLKLYIATSANIIGCMLAQDDEHGHERCYMVAKSVKVVAQTDLVKYMLSFLMLRGWLGKWMLALTEFDLQYVLAKAVKVPADEREALCIGEWEDNDWRNPIAEYFKNPNIPVDKKVKLRAINFVLMADELYKKGIDGSLSRCLSQGDKDIALGEVHKGICGAHQAGKKMKWVLYRNHVYWPTMIKDFDDYWNVMFDELNELDSERVLALENMIRQKESVARNYNRRIKEKYFSIGELVLKVILPMEKKLKVLGKWSHTWEGPFQVIGLYSGNAYRIRKYNQFD, encoded by the exons ATGACAAGCCTGAAGTTGTTAAGGCAGATTCAAATCTTTATGTTGAACAACTGCATGTCGATTTCAGG AAGGTTTAATAGTGAAATTACGTCATCGTTATTTGAACGTGACCTCGACTGGCTGGGATTGCTCGTCTTAAAGAATCTGAGGCATTATTCGATGGAGCATGTTCGAGATGTCTCTGATTACCTG aaaaatgaaaatttaagAGTATGCATTGATTTTAGAGACTTGAATAATGCTACACCAAAAGATGAGTATTTTATGACAATCGTAGATATGTTAATCGATTCTACAGCAGAAAATGAAATTCTAAGTTTTATGGACGGTTAtttgggatataaccaaatcttcaTTACTGAAAATGATGTGTCCAAAACTGCCTTTCATTGTCCTGGGGCATTAGGCACTTATGAATGGGTagttatgccttttggtttgaaaaatgctGGCGCAACTTACCAGCGAGCAATGAATGCTATATTTCATGAGTACATTGGGAAATTTATGGAGGTGTATATCGATGACGTTATGGTAAAATCGATTTCGGTAAATCAACACATTGATCATTTAAGAAAAGCATTTGTCACCATGAGGAAGAAAGGATCAAAGATTAATCCTTTAAAATGTGCCTTTGGTGTATCGGCTGGgaattttctaggttttgttGTTCATAAAAAAGGAATTGCAATCGATAAGAGTAAGGATGATGCAATATTAGCATTGTCTTCGCCTAAATCGAAAAAAGAAGTGCAATCTTTTATGGGAAAA ttcgaatggacaaatGAGCACCAACAGGCATTCGACTCCATAAAGGCTTACTTATCTAAGGCTCCGATTATGGCAAATATTCGCCCACATGAGCCtttaaaattgtatattgcaACATCTGCAAACATAATTGGGTGTATGCTAGCCCAGGATGATGAGCATGGGCATGAACGG TGCTATATGGTTGCTAAATCGGTAAAAGTTGTAGCACAAACTGATCTTGTTAAATATATGTTGAGTTTTCTGATGTTACGAGGATGGTTAGGGAAATGGATGCTAGCATTGACAGAATTTGATTTACAATATGTCCTGGCCAAGGCTGTGAAAG TGCCTGCAGATGAAAGGGAGGCTTTATGTATAGGCGAGTGGGAGGATAATGATTGGAGAAATCCTATTGCTGAGTATTTCAAGAATCCCAATATCCCAGTTGATAAAAAGGTAAAATTGCGAgcaataaattttgttttgatgGCTGATGAATTGTATAAGAAGGGAATCGATGGAAGTTTGTCGAGATGTCTAAGTCAAGGTGATAAAGACATTGCTTTGGGCGAAGTCCATAAAGGGATATGTGGTGCTCATCAAGCTGGGAAGAAGATGAAATGGGTGTTATATCGCAATCATGTGTACTGGCCAACTATGATCAAAGATT TCGATGATTATTGGAATGTAATGTTCGATGAGTTGAATGAATTAGATTCAGAGCGAGTATTGGCACTTGAAAATATGATTCGACAAAAAGAAAGTGTTGCTCGAAATTACAATCGTCGAATAAAGGAGAAATACTTCAGTATAGGTGAATTggttttgaaagttattttgcCAATGGAAAAGAAATTGAAAGTTCTTGGCAAATGGTCCCATACTTGGGAAGGCCCTTTCCAAGTGATAGGATTATATTCTGGAAATGCATATCGAATCAGAAAATATAATCAATTCGACTAA